Within the Streptomyces sp. NBC_00353 genome, the region GGCTGTCAAGGACCTTCTGTGCCATCTGCAAATCAAGTCCGGTCATGACACGCTTTCCTACCTCACCAGCGCACCGGCAGCCGTCGCACCCCCCGGATCAGCATCCCCGGCAGCCAGTCGAGCTCCCCGGTGTCCGGGGCGAGTTCGAGATCCGGGCACCGCTCCAGCAGCGCGCGGATCGCGATCCGGCCCTCCATACGGGCCAGCGGCGCCCCCATGCAGAAGTGGATGCCGTGCCCGAACGCCAGATGCCCCTGGGTGTCGCGGCGGATGTCGAACCGGTCCGGTTCCGGATAGCGGGCGGGGTCGCGGTCGGCTCCGGCCAGGGCGATCAGGACCGCTTCGCCTGCCGGAATGACCCGGGAGCCGATCCTGACCGGTTCACGGGTGAAGCGGAAGGTGGCGGTCTCCACCGGCCCGTCGTACCGGAGCATCTCCTCGACCGCACCGTCGATCAAGCCGAAATCGGCGCGGAGTGCGGCCAGTTGATCGGGGTGGGCGAGCAGTGCGCGTACCCCGTTGGAGATCAGGTTGACGGTGGTCTCATGACCGGCGACGAGCAGCAGGAAGGCCATCCCGACGAGTTCGTCGGACGACAGTCCGTCGCCCTCCTCGTCGCGCGCCCGGATCAGCGCACTCAGCAGGTCGTCGCCGGGCGAGCACCGCTTGTCCTCGATGAGCTCGACCAGATAGGCGCCCATCGAGCGGACCGCCTCGCCCTCCTCCTGCGCCGTCTTCGGG harbors:
- a CDS encoding cytochrome P450 family protein, encoding MRAEGPVHTIRTDDFERVWLIVGYEEGRAALADQRLGKDWRTTPYATGAGDPINANMLEMDAPHHTRLRKLVAREFTARRIESLRPRVQQITGELLDAMVPAGQGDLVDALAFPLPMTVICELIGVPDLDRNEFRRLSNGIVAPKTAQEEGEAVRSMGAYLVELIEDKRCSPGDDLLSALIRARDEEGDGLSSDELVGMAFLLLVAGHETTVNLISNGVRALLAHPDQLAALRADFGLIDGAVEEMLRYDGPVETATFRFTREPVRIGSRVIPAGEAVLIALAGADRDPARYPEPDRFDIRRDTQGHLAFGHGIHFCMGAPLARMEGRIAIRALLERCPDLELAPDTGELDWLPGMLIRGVRRLPVRW